The Choristoneura fumiferana chromosome 11, NRCan_CFum_1, whole genome shotgun sequence genome includes a region encoding these proteins:
- the LOC141432714 gene encoding N-acylneuraminate-9-phosphatase isoform X1, translating to MAGETYNENSDVLAILFDLDNTLIQTRNGDSRACNKLVEILDQQYGLPSEAAAESATNFLRAFRARPDDDSFAIDEWPAHLWRNCLPKNYRHIAKSISAEWLKLRFHYLSLTPDVIHLLETLREDYLLGLITNGPSRAQWQKIQRLGLRKYFDCVLVSGDLPWEKPDQHIFLEACKLLNVEPRNCIMVGDKLETDIKGGIEAELGGTVWIPLQKDEESSDLPDFTIEKVTELPEVLPNSPKLKRSAGAADNIKTC from the exons atGGCTGGTGAAACATATAATGAAAACAGTGATGTTTTGGCGATATTATTCGATTTAGACAATACTCTAATACAAACGAGGAATGGAGATAGCAGAGCTTGCAACAAG TTAGTGGAGATTCTGGACCAACAATACGGGCTCCCAAGCGAGGCGGCTGCTGAAAGCGCCACCAACTTCCTGCGCGCGTTCAGAGCGCGGCCCGATGACGACTCCTTTGCCATTGACGAGTGGCCAGCGCACttgtggaggaactgcttgcCCAAGAACTACAGACATATCGCCA AAAGTATATCTGCCGAATGGTTAAAATTAAGATTTCACTATTTGTCTCTAACGCCTGATGTTATTCATCTACTAGAGACTTTGAG GGAGGATTACCTTCTCGGTCTGATCACGAACGGGCCCTCGCGCGCCCAGTGGCAGAAGATCCAGCGGCTAGGCCTCCGCAAGTACTTCGACTGCGTGCTCGTCTCCGGCGACCTTCCCTGGGAAAAGCCGGACCAGCACATCTTCCTCGAAGCCTGCAAACTGCTCAATGTCGAGCCACGCAACTGCATTATGGTTGGCGACAAACTCGAAACTGATATTAAG GGTGGAATTGAAGCAGAGTTAGGAGGCACAGTGTGGATCCCGCTCCAAAAGGACGAAGAATCATCCGACTTGCCAGACTTTACAATCGAAAAAGTTACAGAGTTACCAGAAGTTCTACCTAACTCCCCTAAACTAAAACGCTCAGCTGGCGCAGCAGACAATATTAAAACTTGTTGA
- the Neurochondrin gene encoding neurochondrin, giving the protein MGDISEPIKKCVLILKSAKSDTEKFAALFMVTKLVKGKDCNTNAKKALFEAIGFQFLKKLLTSTGIEDDCPPTVYKSVALSVLTCFCNEPELASHPEMLANIPVFLDIVQTSDDEDYDDNLIIISEAYTCLQCIAEQEAGQKALIAVGAITKMSEIYSHQSFQTDEALNILVKLVSIYGPAAWGNDPKPFHALVNKISLDFATDQSERKFELASVLSALLYSCNKSTVIPGASDETWPMSIYKALHDILTSKIGKNQRDPALKLAANIVDLLGIEWTFNDEENPKKFFLLLLQLCAIEVRMQLDDRSFKQAFANADLVTACFIVLELSVNYMATDQLDLEQKEKQSVYTSLKGAFNAVVSILAKVSNDKSRDKLPDAEKVYVCAMVRVLFAWIAQETTAMREQIYALLPFMFSLANDSFHAYRARKLSEKNKSEGEAMDTDISLMGQVDLLRLMLPALCHLAVEDKARDIMFNLKQEDILYEATNFHWSIVHYKKPPVPKSERNKVKTQPEPELDPKVLEDMKDSRAAMVSLCNIFMNLTVLAPKIVENSVLFNTLLKFIFNNLPELKNIPENLVLHGHLAVLGLLLLKQQATKVKKNDFSICRYIQSTIRFLWDAYNVDESNDPTALVVAMSYKENWSEIADLWFLGMQTMSGVLMIVPWISEFAIESGWAQGITEMLVKVKVGTLPPNVKSAFEDFLCRLVDSNETVIPVLKKAGALKMCRNHRLMELGKRLFGD; this is encoded by the coding sequence ATGGGTGATATATCAGAGCCAATAAAAAAATGCGTTCTCATTCTGAAGTCCGCGAAGAGCGACACAGAAAAGTTCGCCGCGCTTTTCATGGTAACGAAACTAGTCAAGGGTAAAGATTGCAACACGAACGCTAAGAAAGCCCTATTCGAGGCGATCGGCTTCCAATTCCTGAAGAAATTGCTCACCAGCACCGGCATAGAAGATGATTGTCCCCCAACAGTGTATAAATCAGTTGCTCTTTCCGTACTCACTTGTTTCTGCAATGAACCAGAACTTGCTTCACACCCAGAAATGCTTGCTAACATACCCGTGTTCCTGGACATTGTACAGACCTCTGATGATGAAGATTATGATGATAACCTCATTATCATCAGTGAAGCATACACATGTCTTCAGTGTATCGCTGAGCAAGAAGCAGGGCAAAAAGCACTGATTGCAGTTGGAGCTATAACTAAAATGTCAGAGATTTACTCACATCAGAGCTTCCAAACAGATGAGGCCCTGAATATCCTTGTGAAATTGGTAAGCATTTATGGCCCAGCGGCATGGGGAAATGACCCCAAACCATTTCATGCGTTGGTAAACAAAATATCATTAGATTTTGCTACAGATCAGTCGGAGAGAAAATTTGAGCTAGCATCAGTATTAAGTGCCCTTTTGTACAGCTGCAATAAGAGCACTGTTATACCTGGTGCCTCAGATGAAACTTGGCCAATGAGCATCTACAAGGCGCTGCATGATATTCTTACCAGTAAGATTGGGAAAAACCAGAGAGACCCTGCTCTGAAACTGGCTGCTAATATTGTAGATCTACTAGGAATTGAATGGACTTTTAATGATGAAGAGAATCCAAAGAAATTCTTCCTATTACTACTTCAACTGTGTGCCATAGAAGTGAGAATGCAACTAGATGATAGGAGTTTCAAACAAGCTTTTGCTAATGCTGATCTGGTCACTGCATGCTTCATAGTCCTGGAATTATCTGTCAACTATATGGCCACTGATCAGCTGGACTTAGAACAGAAAGAGAAACAATCTGTCTACACCAGTCTAAAGGGTGCATTTAATGCTGTAGTATCTATACTGGCAAAAGTTTCCAATGATAAGAGCAGAGACAAGCTTCCCGATGCTGAGAAAGTATATGTATGTGCAATGGTAAGAGTTTTGTTTGCATGGATTGCCCAAGAAACTACAGCAATGAGGGAACAAATATATGCATTACTCCCATTTATGTTCTCCCTTGCTAATGACTCATTTCATGCTTACCGGGCAAGAAAGTTGTCTGAGAAAAACAAATCTGAGGGTGAGGCAATGGATACTGATATATCTTTGATGGGTCAAGTTGATCTGCTGCGTTTGATGTTACCAGCTCTATGTCATTTGGCTGTCGAAGACAAAGCTAGAGATATAATGTTTAATTTGAAACAAGAAGATATTCTTTATGAAGCTACAAATTTCCACTGGTCCATAGTACATTATAAGAAGCCACCTGTACCCAAGTCTGAGAGGAACAAAGTCAAAACTCAACCTGAACCTGAACTAGACCCGAAGGTATTAGAAGACATGAAGGATTCTCGAGCGGCTATGGTCAGCCTTTGTAACATTTTCATGAATCTTACTGTACTAGCACCTAAAATTGTTGAAAATAGTGTGTTGTTCAATACTCTGCTGAAGTTTATATTTAACAATTTACCAGAATTGAAGAATATTCCTGAAAATCTGGTTCTGCATGGGCATCTGGCAGTACTAGGACTTCTTTTACTTAAACAGCAAGCTACTAAGGTAAAAAAGAATGACTTCTCCATTTGTAGATACATTCAGTCTACTATTCGGTTCCTCTGGGATGCATACAATGTTGATGAATCAAATGACCCTACTGCCCTGGTGGTAGCTATGAGTTACAAGGAAAACTGGAGTGAAATAGCTGATCTATGGTTCCTGGGTATGCAAACCATGAGTGGGGTTTTAATGATTGTGCCATGGATATCAGAGTTTGCTATTGAAAGTGGCTGGGCACAGGGCATTACAGAAATGCTAGTCAAAGTAAAAGTTGGAACACTTCCCCCAAATGTTAAATCAGCATTTGAAGATTTCTTGTGCAGATTAGTTGATTCCAATGAAACTGTTATTCCAGTTCTTAAGAAAGCTGGTGCACTGAAAATGTGCAGAAATCATAGATTAATGGAATTGGGTAAAAGGTTGTTTGGTGACTAA
- the LOC141432714 gene encoding N-acylneuraminate-9-phosphatase isoform X2 → MWKLCQQLVEILDQQYGLPSEAAAESATNFLRAFRARPDDDSFAIDEWPAHLWRNCLPKNYRHIAKSISAEWLKLRFHYLSLTPDVIHLLETLREDYLLGLITNGPSRAQWQKIQRLGLRKYFDCVLVSGDLPWEKPDQHIFLEACKLLNVEPRNCIMVGDKLETDIKGGIEAELGGTVWIPLQKDEESSDLPDFTIEKVTELPEVLPNSPKLKRSAGAADNIKTC, encoded by the exons ATGTGGAAGCTGTGCCAACAG TTAGTGGAGATTCTGGACCAACAATACGGGCTCCCAAGCGAGGCGGCTGCTGAAAGCGCCACCAACTTCCTGCGCGCGTTCAGAGCGCGGCCCGATGACGACTCCTTTGCCATTGACGAGTGGCCAGCGCACttgtggaggaactgcttgcCCAAGAACTACAGACATATCGCCA AAAGTATATCTGCCGAATGGTTAAAATTAAGATTTCACTATTTGTCTCTAACGCCTGATGTTATTCATCTACTAGAGACTTTGAG GGAGGATTACCTTCTCGGTCTGATCACGAACGGGCCCTCGCGCGCCCAGTGGCAGAAGATCCAGCGGCTAGGCCTCCGCAAGTACTTCGACTGCGTGCTCGTCTCCGGCGACCTTCCCTGGGAAAAGCCGGACCAGCACATCTTCCTCGAAGCCTGCAAACTGCTCAATGTCGAGCCACGCAACTGCATTATGGTTGGCGACAAACTCGAAACTGATATTAAG GGTGGAATTGAAGCAGAGTTAGGAGGCACAGTGTGGATCCCGCTCCAAAAGGACGAAGAATCATCCGACTTGCCAGACTTTACAATCGAAAAAGTTACAGAGTTACCAGAAGTTCTACCTAACTCCCCTAAACTAAAACGCTCAGCTGGCGCAGCAGACAATATTAAAACTTGTTGA
- the mRpL11 gene encoding mitochondrial ribosomal protein L11, whose amino-acid sequence MSKSVARLKSMKKVADKIDHSSKLRTNIPAGMAAAGPPLGPMLGQRNINIATFCKDFNERTANIKPGIPLPTRVKVNADRSYQLTIHQPPASYFLMQAAGVNRGAMNSGNEICGKITLKHLYEIAKIKQQDPPLEWRSLKEICTMLIATARTCGIQIVEKLDAKEYGEFLAERKQVVEEQKKMLQEKREAKMLRTA is encoded by the exons atgtcgAAATCAGTAGCAAGGCTAAAATCGATGAAAAAAGTGGCTGATAAAATTGACCATTCTTCTAAATTAAGAACTAATATTCCTGCTGGTATGGCTGCTGCTGGCCCTCCTCTAGGGCCGATGCTTGGACAG AGAAACATCAACATTGCGACATTTTGCAAGGACTTTAACGAACGAACAGCTAACATAAAACCTGGAATACCGTTGCCTACGAGAGTAAAAGTGAATGCAGACCGGTCCTATCAGCTTACAATCCATCAACCACCAGCTAGTTATTTCCTTATGCAAGCTGCAGGAGTCAATCGAGGTGCAATGAATTCTG GTAATGAGATTTGTGGGAAGATAACACTGAAACATTTGTATGAAATAGCCAAAATTAAGCAACAGGACCCTCCCCTGGAGTGGAGGTCTTTAAAGGAGATCTGCACCATGCTAATTGCCACCGCCAGGACTTGTGGTATTCAAATTGTTGAGAAATTAGATGCGAAg gaGTATGGAGAATTCTTGGCTGAAAGAAAACAAGTTGTAGAAGAGCAGAAGAAGATGTTGCAAGAAAAGAGAGAAGCCAAAATGTTGAGAACTGCATAG
- the yata gene encoding N-terminal kinase-like protein yata translates to MWSFFSRDPTKDFPYEVGDPVRGLEDKTVWSLHKGKKRGTQDEVSLFLFDVQKNSETLFDVAKASLKKLKTMRHPSLLHYLDSCETEKFLYVATEYVEPLATHIDDMKLEGQQRDLFLAWGIFQITRALSFLNNDGNMRHNNVCLYSVFVTQAGEWKLGGFEFLSALGQDTSNPIPIKILPALEIYDPPEKKDPVKLKSVTKCSSDMWGLGCLIWEAFNGPLKTQPALKTLDYIPKQLCTLYCELVSANPTSRPNPADIITRCRKMGGYFKNDLIDTMLFLEEIQIKDKVEKGRFFSTLSSYLDNFPEAVCVHKILPQLLTSFHYGDAGSAVLAPMFKLGKLLDEADYQKQIVPCVVKLFASNDRTTRSRLLQQLDQFIMHLQNSTVNDQIFPQVMHGFMDTNPVIREQTVKSIVHLASKLNYNNLNVEVLRHFARLQSKDDQGGIRTNTTVCLGKVAAHLHPQIRQKVLVSAFVRATRDAFPPARQAGVLALAATQQYFLLAEVANRVLPALCPLTNDPEKQVRDAAFRTIKGFLGKLEKVSEDPSLKEGMEADVHTATPSLSNAAATWAGWAVTAVTAKFYRSHSDTARAQHPVKCALSKPGSLEQPSSSSMSTTTSSVTSMTSLEHSESASDYDPEHWDMAAWGEIDSSAGTGASAKSPASSGSAAAAPALSALCEDEWDNDEWGTLQEQPAAEAELASPSETWNNSAWTDTGVNNANATFVRPAPATKDHRLAAHQNSNDSLGGWEDGEFEPIEEDVDENNTSKMDELRRKREERKLQRQREMEARRSARGQGPMKLGSKLTTAPPF, encoded by the exons ATGTGGTCGTTTTTCTCTCGAGACCCCACAAAGGACTTTCCTTACGAAGTTGGTGATCCAGTGCGTGGTTTAGAAGATAAGACTGTATGGTCATTGCACAAAGGCAAGAAGAGGGGTACGCAAGATGAGGTATCGTTATTCTTGTTCGACGTGCAGAAGAATTCAGAGACTTTGTTCGATGTCGCAAAAGCCTCTCTCAAGAAACTTAAGACTATGAGACACCCTAGCCTTTTACATTATTTAGATAGCTGTGAAACTGAGAAATTTTTATATGTAGCTACAGAATATGTAGAACCCTTAGCAACTCACATAGATGATATGAAACTTGAAGGCCAACAGAGAGACTTGTTCTTAGCTTGGGGCATTTTTCAAATTACT agagcattatcatttttaaataatgatggTAACATGAGACATAACAATGTCTGCCTGTATTCTGTCTTTGTCACTCAAGCAGGAGAGTGGAAGCTTGGTGGTTTTGAATTTCTGAGTGCACTTGGGCAGGACACATCAAACCCCATACCAATTAAAATTCTACCAGCTCTTGAAATCTATGACCCTCCAGAAAAGAAGGACCCTGTCAAACTTAAATCAGTTACTAAATG CTCATCCGATATGTGGGGTCTAGGATGCCTCATCTGGGAAGCATTCAATGGTCCTCTGAAGACCCAACCTGCATTAAAAACTCTAGACTACATTCCTAAACAACTGTGCACGCTTTATTGTGAGCTTGTCAGTGCAAACCCGACATCACGGCCAAACCCTGCTGATATTATCACAAG GTGTCGTAAAATGGGTGGCTACTTCAAAAACGATCTCATAGACACAATGCTGTTTCTTGAAGAGATTCAGATCAAGGACAAAGTTGAGAAGGGCCGGTTTTTCTCCACCTTAAGTTCATATCTTGATAACTTTCCTGAAGCTGTGTGTGTTCACAAAATACTGCCGCAGTTGCTTACATCGTTTCATTATGGCGACGCGGGATCGGCTGTACTCGCACCAATGTTTAAG CTGGGCAAGTTACTAGACGAAGCTGACTACCAGAAACAGATCGTGCCGTGCGTCGTTAAACTGTTCGCGTCAAATGACCGGACGACGCGGTCGCGGCTGCTGCAGCAATTAGACCAATTTATAATGCACCTACAGAACTCTACA GTGAACGACCAGATTTTCCCACAAGTGATGCACGGGTTCATGGACACAAATCCCGTTATCAGAGAGCAGACGGTGAAGTCCATCGTGCATTTAGCATCCAAACTTAACTACAATAACCTCAATGTCGAAGTTCTGAGGCACTTTGCCAGGCTGCAATCTAAGGATGATCAGGGTGGAATAAG GACGAACACTACAGTGTGCCTCGGCAAAGTGGCCGCTCATTTGCACCCTCAGATCCGACAGAAGGTTCTAGTGTCGGCGTTCGTACGGGCGACACGCGACGCCTTCCCCCCCGCGCGGCAAGCCGGGGTACTGGCGCTGGCAGCTACGCAGCAGTACTTCCTGCTGGCTGAAGTGGCTAACAGGGTGCTTCCGGCGCTTTGTCCGCTCACCAACGACCCGGAGAAACAG GTCCGTGATGCAGCGTTCAGGACTATCAAGGGCTTCCTTggaaaattagaaaaagttTCAGAAGATCCGAGTCTCAAGGAAGGAATGG AGGCAGACGTCCACACAGCGACGCCGTCGCTTAGCAACGCGGCGGCGACGTGGGCCGGCTGGGCGGTCACGGCGGTCACCGCCAAGTTCTACCGCTCGCACTCCGacacggcgcgcgcgcagcatcCCGTTAAGTGCGCGCTGTCCAAGCCTGGCTCACTTG AGCAACCGTCTTCAAGCAGCATGTCGACCACGACGTCATCAGTGACTTCAATGACTTCACTCGAGCACAGCGAGTCCGCGTCGGACTATGACCCCGAACACTGGGACATGGCCGCTTGGGGCGAGATAGACTCTAGTGCAG GCACCGGCGCGAGCGCCAAGTCGCCGGCGAGCAGCGGCAGcgcggccgccgcgcccgcgctctCGGCCCTCTGCGAAGACGAATGGGACAACGACGAATGGGGCACGCTGCAGGAACAACCC GCTGCAGAGGCGGAGCTCGCGAGCCCGTCCGAGACGTGGAACAACTCCGCGTGGACAGACACCGGCGTCAACAACGCTAACGCGACGTTTGTGCGACCGGCGCCCGCGACCAAGGACCACCGCCTCGCCGCGCATCAAAACAGCAACGACTCGCTCGGCGGCTGGGAGGACGGCGAGTTCGAGCCCATAGAAGAAGACGTCGACG AAAACAACACGTCAAAAATGGATGAACTGCGACGCAAGCGCGAAGAGCGAAAGCTGCAAAGACAACGCGAGATGGAGGCGCGACGCTCTGCGCGCGGGCAAGGGCCCATGAAACTGGGCAGCAAGCTGACCACCGCGCCGCCCTTTTAG
- the Gnpnat gene encoding glucosamine 6-phosphate N-acetyltransferase produces MGMDRNGSGAKPSEYLYPPELLQRLDFSKSPATFKPKISAAQPGEDWMVVRPLQRSDYDKGFLQLLSQLTSVGNVSQKQFDERFTQMKQSGGYYVTVIEDTRIAKLIGAATLTVEQKFIHNCSLRGRLEDVVVNDTYRGKQLGKLIVVTVSLLAQEVGCYKMSLDCKDKLIKFYETLGYKLEPGNSNAMNMRFDDPS; encoded by the exons ATGGGAATGGACAGAAATGGCTCG GGCGCCAAGCCTTCTGAGTACCTGTACCCACCTGAGCTTCTGCAGAGGCTAGATTTCAGCAAAAGCCCTGCCACATTCAAGCCAAAAATCAGTGCAGCGCAACCTGGCGAAGATTGGATGGTTGTAAGGCCACTACAGCGGTCAGACTATGACAAAGGCTTCTTGCAGTTACTGAGTCAACTTACAAGTGTGGGAAATGTTTCTCAAAAACAATTTGATG AGCGTTTCACTCAAATGAAACAATCAGGTGGCTATTATGTGACAGTAATAGAAGACACTCGCATAGCCAAACTGATCGGCGCAGCAACCCTCACTGTCGAGCAGAAATTCATACACAACTGTTCTCTG CGCGGGCGATTAGAAGATGTAGTAGTCAATGACACTTATAGAGGCAAACAATTGGGAAAAct GATTGTGGTGACTGTATCCCTCTTGGCCCAAGAAGTTGGTTGCTACAAAATGTCACTTGACTGCAAGGACAAACTGATCAAATTCTACGAAACACTTGGCTACAAACTCGAGCCCGGCAACTCTAACGCTATGAACATGAG ATTCGACGATCCCTCCTGA
- the CIA30 gene encoding complex I intermediate-associated protein 30, which translates to MALLKNNIINVRQCCRAYSALNKVLKKGLNLNNSTPILTNTQRWLFWEKERKGGYNTKGEVSTITHLKTGFKELKSEVKLWMQEMKELAVTDPLLIARPGETDLVWCFNSPQVLEKFVTTSDSDHNEGFSSCTLEMSRAGRALFHGHLDTRVPKDGKIKKAGYCSLRSQRARKSFKRESSFDWNLYNTLVIKVRGDGRSYLLNLSCEGYYDITWNDIYHYVLYTRGGPYWQVAKIPFSKFILGSKGRLQDKQVRMRLDRVTHFGITCCDKINGEFNLEIEYIGLEFDPTHDEEFAYEMYKTERYIVGV; encoded by the exons ATGGCTcttcttaaaaataatataataaatgtacgCCAGTGCTGTCGCGCATACTCCGCTTTAAATAAGGTtctaaaaaaaggtttaaatttaaacaattctaCGCCTATATTAACCAATACTCAACGTTGGTTGTTTTGGGAAAAAGAACGCAAAGGTGGATACAATACGAAAGGGGAAGTGTCAACGATAACACACTTAAAAACTGGATTTAAAGAACTGAAATCTGAAGTCAAGTTATGGATGCAAGAAATGAAAGAATTAGCTGTTACGGATCCCCTTCTTATTGCTAGACCAG GTGAAACGGACCTAGTGTGGTGTTTCAACTCGCCGCAAGTGCTGGAGAAGTTTGTTACGACGAGCGACAGCGACCACAACGAGGGGTTCAGCAGCTGCACCCTGGAGATGAGCCGCGCCGGCCGCGCGCTGTTCCACGGACACCTGGACACGAGGGTACCGAAGGACGGGAAGATCAAGAAGGCTGGCTATTGCTCTCTGAGGTCGCAGCGGGCAAGA AAATCTTTCAAACGGGAATCCTCTTTCGACTGGAATCTGTACAACACGCTGGTGATAAAAGTGCGGGGCGACGGCCGCTCCTACCTGCTGAACTTGTCGTGCGAGGGCTACTATGACATCACGTGGAACGACATCTATCACTACGTGTTGTACACAAGAGGAGGACCCTACTGGCAAGTTGCTAAG ATACCATTTTCAAAGTTCATTCTTGGATCAAAAGGCAGACTTCAAGACAAACAAGTCAGAATGCGATTGGACAGAGTAACACACTTCGGCATCACTTGCTGTGATAAAATTAACGGAGAATTTAATTTAGAAATAGAATATATCG GTTTGGAGTTTGACCCCACACATGACGAGGAATTCGCTTACGAGATGTACAAAACGGAACGATACATTGTTGGTGTATAA
- the LOC141432719 gene encoding uncharacterized protein, with the protein MFSNIVTLDTSPAYNKNRSLKTIYQKFQSLLGRGADINIGSCLKDDMISSRGSVTASDDGFITPVSSVGDLMAMSPRPARQPADPDVTSDLLTGNDFDSFCDVTMQEIQHQDDPLFLDPTSMDYLVKCAETTRNHNHVDRGKESLFIKFDPLYAGQKRNHPSSSHTDSLPDSTECDIGYETGSAASIFADNSIGTPKHSMSAGSIPCVWEKPTQVVPPVINRKMPNSMSSDVKSPVMLVRSASAILSSSHVATDRLINFAGSTPPVAAPRSPHHNHPSSHQIDRLHSLRMILHKQDHEALLLRQENKELKSALHGIEQKYTSTIEDLEQKVKKLTDEKHNLIERESKLVQQLNDKNLNNKQMGIVMEEYEKTISSLIGEQQREHAHSQEIQQKLILERDQASSHLSSMESSFNDLLSKYEKCKSIIMEDKEREKIFEQKISEYEAGLKKYEELYKNLKEVTSESLAKANETLESVKKNHSIEVTKFNATMKKHEIKISSLEESLAQKTRDNEELTRICDQLINEVH; encoded by the coding sequence atgttttcaaatattgtaactCTCGATACTTCGCCAgcttataataaaaacagaagTTTGAAAACAATTTATCAGAAGTTTCAAAGTCTCCTTGGTCGTGGAGCAGATATAAATATAGGCAGTTGCTTGAAGGACGACATGATATCTTCGAGAGGCAGTGTGACCGCATCTGACGATGGATTCATTACGCCGGTGTCGTCTGTAGGCGACCTGATGGCGATGTCGCCACGACCTGCGCGACAGCCCGCCGACCCGGATGTCACGAGCGACCTACTTACAGGCAACGATTTCGACAGCTTCTGTGATGTCACCATGCAAGAGATTCAGCACCAGGATGACCCTTTGTTCCTTGACCCGACTAGCATGGATTACCTCGTCAAGTGCGCCGAGACGACCCGTAACCACAACCACGTCGACCGAGGAAAGGAGagtttattcattaaatttgacccactctaTGCTGGCCAGAAACGCAATCATCCAAGTTCGTCCCATACTGATTCCTTACCAGACTCTACAGAGTGTGATATTGGCTATGAAACTGGCAGTGCTGCATCTATATTTGCTGATAATAGTATTGGCACTCCAAAACATTCAATGTCTGCTGGATCGATCCCATGCGTGTGGGAAAAACCTACTCAGGTAGTTCCACCAGTAATTAATCGTAAAATGCCAAACTCAATGTCTTCTGATGTAAAATCACCAGTAATGTTAGTGCGCAGTGCCTCTGCAATACTGTCCTCAAGCCATGTGGCCACTGATCGGCTGATCAACTTTGCCGGCAGCACTCCACCAGTAGCTGCTCCGCGCAGCCCCCACCACAACCACCCAAGCTCACATCAAATTGATCGACTTCATTCACTAAGAATGATACTTCATAAACAGGATCATGAAGCTCTGCTGCTTAGGCAGGAAAACAAGGAACTCAAATCGGCTCTCCATGGCattgaacaaaaatatactAGTACTATTGAGGATCTGGAACAGAAAGTAAAGAAGCTGACTGATGAAAAGCACAATTTAATTGAGCGAGAGAGCAAGTTGGTGCAGCAACTCAATGATAAGAACCTTAACAATAAACAGATGGGCATTGTGATGGAGGAGTATGAGAAAACAATATCTTCATTAATTGGTGAACAGCAACGGGAACATGCTCACTCTCAAGAGATACAACAGAAATTAATCCTGGAAAGAGACCAAGCCTCAAGTCATCTCTCAAGCATGGAAAGCTCATTTAATGACCTTCTGTCCAAATATGAAAAATGCAAGAGTATCATTATGGAGGacaaagagagagagaaaataTTTGAGCAGAAAATATCAGAGTATGAAGCTGGCTTGAAGAAATATGAAGAATTGTATAAAAACTTGAAAGAAGTGACGTCAGAGAGTCTGGCCAAAGCCAATGAAACTTTggaatctgttaaaaaaaatcatagcaTAGAAGTAACAAAATTCAATGCTACTatgaaaaaacatgaaattaaaatcTCTTCATTAGAGGAGTCATTGGCACAGAAAACTAGGGACAATGAGGAATTAACACGGATCTGTGACCAGCTCATCAATGAGGTGCACTGA